One window from the genome of Oceanidesulfovibrio indonesiensis encodes:
- a CDS encoding EAL and HDOD domain-containing protein: MQQETSTYHDVFLTKQPVFDGEGRLWGFELRYRGSRNPDGANSDNDLASLAVTAAASLCPTDGLSEDIRIALAFSAKSILAGVPEALPPDNLVVVIRETQANNPDLKLALPHLAERGYRIAVNDYRARPDAEWLLAMADYLFIDMADAPPQEIAHTASRGGIAGKQLVARQVDDVQTRQLAATIGCSLFQGYFFKQPEIVSRRSLSSQEAGRLRLLKLIQRGDQALEELAEAIRADVALSYRLISYLNTPFFGMRHTIRSVEQAVTLLGWRQMVDWLRVIILADFANGDAARELAFASVQRARFLELAACKANMHADMARSRFLLGLFSLLDVMLATPMNELLDPMNLEPEIRAALLGEENEASAWLGLAIAFEKGDWEGLDAAMSAMDLDPAMIAHSYAESLDWTALLLMEPPMNAR; encoded by the coding sequence ATGCAGCAGGAAACCAGCACTTACCATGATGTCTTCCTCACCAAGCAACCCGTTTTCGACGGTGAGGGCAGACTGTGGGGGTTCGAGTTGCGCTACCGCGGCAGCAGAAACCCGGACGGTGCGAACTCGGACAACGACCTCGCCAGCCTGGCCGTGACCGCGGCGGCGAGTCTGTGCCCGACGGACGGCTTAAGCGAAGACATCCGCATCGCCCTCGCTTTCTCGGCCAAGAGCATCCTCGCCGGCGTCCCGGAAGCGCTGCCCCCCGACAACCTCGTTGTCGTGATCCGCGAGACCCAGGCCAACAATCCGGACCTGAAACTGGCACTGCCCCATCTTGCCGAGAGGGGCTACCGCATTGCCGTGAACGATTATCGCGCCAGGCCGGACGCGGAATGGCTCCTGGCCATGGCTGATTACCTTTTTATCGACATGGCCGACGCGCCCCCACAGGAGATCGCACATACCGCTTCCCGCGGCGGAATTGCCGGCAAGCAGCTCGTGGCCAGACAGGTGGACGACGTACAGACGCGGCAGCTGGCCGCAACCATCGGATGCAGCCTGTTCCAGGGGTATTTCTTCAAGCAGCCGGAGATTGTTTCACGGCGTTCTTTGAGTTCCCAAGAGGCGGGACGCCTGCGGCTGCTCAAGCTCATCCAGCGCGGGGACCAGGCCCTTGAGGAACTGGCCGAGGCTATACGCGCCGACGTAGCGCTGAGCTACCGGCTCATCAGTTACCTGAACACCCCATTCTTCGGCATGCGCCACACCATCCGTTCAGTGGAGCAGGCAGTCACCCTGCTCGGCTGGCGGCAGATGGTGGACTGGCTGCGAGTCATCATCCTGGCGGACTTCGCCAACGGCGACGCTGCCAGGGAACTCGCCTTCGCCTCGGTCCAGCGAGCCCGTTTTCTGGAACTTGCCGCCTGTAAAGCGAACATGCATGCGGATATGGCCCGCTCCCGCTTTCTGCTCGGGCTTTTTTCCCTGCTCGATGTCATGCTGGCCACGCCGATGAATGAGCTCTTGGACCCCATGAACCTGGAACCGGAGATCAGGGCCGCGCTCCTGGGAGAGGAAAACGAGGCATCCGCGTGGCTCGGCCTCGCCATCGCCTTCGAAAAGGGGGACTGGGAGGGTTTGGATGCGGCCATGTCGGCCATGGACCTGGATCCGGCAATGATCGCCCACAGCTACGCGGAATCCCTGGACTGGACGGCGCTTCTCCTGATGGAGCCGCCCATGAACGCGCGGTAG
- a CDS encoding response regulator codes for MHMQAQDTPFPTPWSGRYGDSPLVLAAGPRSVAAMESRSEGHTRLVCVNNAREALLAAARHKPEIALVDDDVKPHGGVQLVDALHSIDPSLPVIYMMSDLAILADAASRGPASFIPPDSGPGTLDKALAASRRQVLRNRELTEYRRITEAMLHGMVHPALLVHPVSRAILQVNERADQLGLKAGSTFDGPFFREEAFPAPEKVPSPDSFDAALARMGSLCSAEVQAYGRRWEVTMNRVATWGVLVMATDITQQALAREELERLVEERTRELSRSRERLELLVDNLPLMVRAFDENGVHIFWNKECERVTGYASEQIVDNPQASSLLYPSADTALPPTLPGRYSDREVVISAADGSRLVTAWTNIAREFPIPGWSTWETGRDVTLAREMENQLRDAREAAEAANEAKSSFLASMSHEIRTPLNSIIGFTSLALNSELTDEQRESLNYIRISARELLGIINDILDISKIEAGHVDLEQEAFSIGALLKETLALFRPNAESKGLSLELHIDPATPAFVVGDQTRLRQILTNIVSNAIKFSQKGMVRVSVEPAGADEEKDGPLMHFAVSDEGVGIPHEKLSTIFDTFTRLESTARTVQGTGLGLAICKRLVSLLGGTIRAESEPGEGSSFHFTVRFQKASATQHPPDSEDEKTTAPTRPLCLLVVDDDQGSRRMLARMLRAKGHEVLTAATGSEALEVLARDRFDCILMDIRLPGMDGLETTRRIRSGSFPGVRPTTPIVAVTAFAIKGDREHFLAAGMDEYVAKPVDFRLLDKILAQLAVSDDSETPLLIPGKNQPRS; via the coding sequence ATGCACATGCAGGCGCAGGACACACCTTTTCCCACGCCGTGGTCCGGCCGTTACGGCGATTCTCCCCTGGTCCTTGCCGCAGGTCCTCGTTCCGTCGCTGCCATGGAGTCAAGAAGCGAGGGCCACACGCGTCTGGTCTGCGTAAACAACGCGCGCGAAGCGCTGCTTGCGGCGGCGCGCCATAAGCCCGAAATAGCCTTGGTCGACGACGATGTGAAACCACACGGCGGTGTCCAGCTGGTGGACGCCCTTCATTCAATCGATCCGTCGCTCCCAGTCATCTACATGATGAGCGACCTCGCCATTCTTGCCGACGCCGCATCCCGGGGACCGGCGTCCTTCATACCCCCGGACTCCGGGCCCGGGACTCTGGACAAGGCTCTTGCTGCGTCCAGGCGTCAGGTTCTGCGCAACCGCGAGCTGACCGAGTACCGCCGGATCACCGAAGCCATGCTCCACGGCATGGTGCATCCCGCTCTGCTTGTCCATCCGGTCAGTCGCGCTATCCTGCAGGTCAACGAACGCGCCGATCAACTGGGACTGAAAGCCGGATCCACCTTCGACGGACCTTTCTTCAGGGAAGAAGCCTTTCCCGCTCCAGAGAAAGTTCCCTCTCCCGACAGCTTCGACGCGGCCCTGGCGCGCATGGGGTCGCTTTGCTCCGCCGAGGTGCAGGCATATGGCCGCCGCTGGGAAGTGACCATGAACCGAGTGGCCACCTGGGGCGTGTTGGTCATGGCCACGGACATCACCCAGCAAGCCCTGGCGCGCGAGGAGCTGGAACGACTGGTGGAAGAGCGCACGCGCGAGCTCTCCCGCTCTCGGGAGCGGCTCGAACTGCTCGTGGACAACCTGCCGCTCATGGTCCGGGCCTTCGACGAAAACGGCGTGCACATTTTCTGGAACAAGGAGTGCGAACGCGTCACCGGGTACGCGAGCGAGCAGATCGTGGACAATCCGCAAGCCTCGTCCCTGCTCTATCCTTCGGCGGATACCGCGCTGCCCCCAACCCTCCCCGGACGATACAGCGATCGGGAAGTCGTCATTTCCGCTGCGGACGGATCACGACTCGTCACCGCGTGGACCAATATAGCCAGGGAATTTCCCATCCCCGGCTGGAGCACATGGGAAACCGGCCGTGACGTGACTCTGGCCCGCGAGATGGAAAATCAACTGCGTGACGCACGGGAAGCAGCGGAGGCGGCCAACGAAGCCAAATCCTCGTTCCTCGCCAGCATGAGCCACGAAATACGCACCCCGCTCAATTCCATCATCGGGTTCACCTCCCTGGCCCTGAATTCCGAACTCACGGACGAGCAGCGCGAAAGCCTGAATTATATCCGCATTTCTGCCCGAGAGCTCCTGGGAATTATCAACGACATCCTCGACATTTCAAAAATAGAGGCCGGCCACGTTGACCTGGAGCAGGAGGCGTTCTCGATCGGCGCCTTGCTCAAGGAGACCCTGGCCCTGTTCAGGCCGAACGCGGAGTCCAAGGGCCTGTCCCTGGAACTGCATATCGACCCGGCCACACCGGCCTTCGTGGTGGGCGATCAGACCCGGCTCCGCCAGATACTCACCAACATCGTCTCGAACGCAATCAAGTTTTCTCAAAAGGGCATGGTTCGCGTATCCGTTGAACCGGCCGGAGCCGACGAGGAAAAAGACGGACCGCTCATGCATTTTGCCGTGTCCGACGAAGGCGTCGGCATTCCCCACGAAAAGTTGTCCACCATCTTCGACACGTTCACCCGGCTCGAATCCACGGCCCGCACGGTCCAGGGAACAGGACTCGGACTGGCCATATGCAAACGCCTTGTCAGCCTGCTGGGGGGGACGATCCGGGCGGAGTCGGAACCGGGCGAGGGCTCATCCTTCCACTTCACAGTGCGGTTCCAGAAGGCAAGTGCAACACAGCACCCGCCGGATTCCGAAGACGAGAAGACGACTGCTCCGACCAGACCCCTCTGCCTCCTGGTGGTGGACGACGACCAGGGCAGCCGGCGCATGCTCGCGCGGATGCTTCGGGCAAAAGGGCACGAGGTGCTTACGGCGGCCACCGGCAGCGAGGCGCTGGAAGTGCTCGCCCGCGACCGCTTCGACTGCATCCTCATGGACATCCGTCTGCCCGGCATGGACGGCCTGGAGACGACCCGCCGGATACGCAGCGGCTCGTTTCCCGGGGTACGGCCCACTACACCCATCGTGGCGGTCACGGCGTTCGCCATCAAAGGAGACCGGGAACACTTCCTTGCCGCCGGCATGGACGAGTATGTGGCGAAACCCGTGGACTTCAGGCTGCTTGACAAAATCCTCGCGCAGCTTGCCGTTTCGGACGACTCCGAAACCCCGCTGCTGATTCCCGGCAAGAATCAGCCCCGCAGTTAG
- the rpiA gene encoding ribose-5-phosphate isomerase RpiA gives MSDEVERYKYEAAMAAVEAVRPGMVVGLGHGSTAIHALREIARRLKHGELHGVQGLPCSDHVAWQAHALGIPLTTFERTAAADLTIDGADELTEFCDAIKGGGGALLTEKIVHQNSRRIILVADHTKLSARLGGRCALPVEVAIFGWQAQRRFMEALGAEAVLRTEDSGEPFVTEQGHYILDCRFESMGDIAALSKKLDGRAGVMEHGLFLGLAHEARVAGPEGVRTLSRG, from the coding sequence ATGAGCGACGAGGTGGAGCGTTACAAGTACGAAGCCGCCATGGCCGCTGTTGAAGCGGTGAGGCCTGGCATGGTGGTCGGGCTTGGCCACGGATCTACGGCAATTCATGCGCTCCGCGAGATCGCCCGGCGGCTGAAACACGGCGAGCTGCATGGTGTGCAGGGGCTGCCCTGCTCGGACCATGTGGCATGGCAGGCCCACGCGCTGGGCATCCCCCTCACCACGTTCGAGCGCACTGCGGCGGCGGATCTGACCATCGACGGCGCCGACGAACTCACCGAATTCTGCGATGCGATCAAGGGCGGCGGCGGTGCGCTGCTGACGGAAAAGATCGTGCATCAGAACAGCAGGCGAATCATCCTTGTTGCCGACCACACCAAACTTTCGGCCAGGCTGGGGGGCCGTTGCGCACTGCCGGTCGAGGTCGCGATCTTCGGCTGGCAGGCGCAGCGGCGGTTCATGGAAGCACTTGGGGCCGAGGCCGTGCTGCGGACTGAGGATTCGGGCGAGCCATTCGTTACGGAACAGGGCCACTACATTCTCGATTGCCGGTTCGAATCCATGGGCGATATTGCTGCATTGTCAAAAAAGTTGGACGGGAGGGCCGGCGTCATGGAGCACGGCCTCTTTCTGGGGCTGGCTCACGAGGCGCGGGTGGCCGGGCCGGAGGGCGTGCGCACGCTGAGCCGCGGCTGA
- the pgl gene encoding 6-phosphogluconolactonase yields the protein MERYLRYFKDPESLANAAAREIAAMLVEAVEARGRATLALAGGSTPKPVYERLARVPGVPWGQVDIFLGDERMAPADSELSNMRMVQDHLLGQLDRETPRVHAVDTRLAPAEAASAYASELAEVLGPGGAVPGSGHIDLVLLGMGPDGHTASLFPGAAAMQDNALVAAVRAEEMAEGVTPRVDRVTFTPRVLNEARCAMYLIMDEDKLALFRAMEAGESGAVDLPAARIAPQECLIWYLLQP from the coding sequence GTGGAACGATATCTCCGATACTTCAAGGATCCAGAAAGTCTTGCCAACGCTGCCGCGCGGGAGATCGCCGCGATGCTCGTGGAGGCTGTTGAAGCGCGTGGCCGTGCGACCCTGGCCCTGGCCGGAGGCTCCACGCCAAAACCCGTGTACGAGCGACTCGCCAGGGTTCCCGGCGTACCATGGGGGCAGGTGGACATTTTTCTCGGCGACGAGCGGATGGCGCCTGCGGACTCGGAACTCAGCAACATGCGAATGGTGCAGGACCACCTGCTCGGCCAGCTCGATCGCGAAACACCGCGCGTCCATGCCGTGGACACACGGCTTGCACCTGCCGAAGCCGCGTCTGCATATGCATCAGAGCTCGCCGAAGTTCTGGGGCCCGGCGGCGCCGTTCCTGGCAGCGGTCATATAGATCTTGTGCTTCTCGGCATGGGCCCGGACGGACACACCGCATCTCTCTTTCCCGGGGCTGCGGCCATGCAGGACAACGCCCTGGTTGCTGCGGTGCGCGCCGAGGAAATGGCAGAAGGGGTGACGCCACGGGTGGACCGCGTCACATTCACGCCCAGAGTTCTCAACGAGGCGCGCTGCGCGATGTATCTCATCATGGATGAAGACAAGCTCGCGCTCTTCCGCGCCATGGAGGCCGGCGAATCTGGAGCCGTGGATCTGCCGGCGGCGCGGATAGCCCCGCAGGAGTGCCTCATCTGGTATCTTCTCCAACCATGA
- a CDS encoding glucokinase: MATVLAADIGGTSSRFGQFTVGADGTLAMERTVRFPTAESGSFAALVERLAEEGIDTGAADAAVFAVPGAVRRGVYVSMPNVSWDIDLDALDGPFFKRTLMLINDFKAQALATRTPAVADAMPVKDGLAVEGGVVAVIGAGTGLGHAAVALDAPGRVAAIPAEMGHVAFSFYGEAEEAFHAFLRTRLGVPYAYGDVVVSGPGLSLIHEYLVGESLEPAGVAEQGNPQVLEWFSRFYGRAARHYALAVVAQGGVFVAGGVAAKNPALVDNDVFRNEFIISPTYGDLLATIPIWLNCNEESGLWGAAYMAAQRLDLVS; encoded by the coding sequence ATGGCCACCGTACTTGCAGCGGATATAGGCGGTACTTCGAGCAGGTTCGGCCAGTTCACCGTTGGCGCAGACGGAACGCTCGCCATGGAACGCACGGTGCGCTTTCCCACTGCGGAGTCCGGATCTTTCGCCGCTCTGGTGGAGCGGCTTGCCGAGGAAGGCATCGACACCGGCGCGGCGGATGCGGCTGTGTTCGCCGTGCCTGGAGCAGTGCGGCGCGGCGTGTACGTCTCAATGCCCAACGTCTCCTGGGACATCGATCTCGATGCGCTGGACGGTCCGTTCTTCAAGCGCACGCTCATGCTCATCAACGATTTCAAGGCGCAGGCCCTGGCTACGCGCACGCCGGCCGTAGCGGACGCCATGCCTGTCAAGGATGGGCTGGCAGTGGAAGGCGGCGTGGTGGCCGTCATAGGCGCCGGCACCGGGCTGGGCCACGCGGCCGTGGCGCTGGATGCGCCGGGGCGGGTCGCGGCCATTCCGGCCGAGATGGGGCACGTGGCATTTTCATTTTATGGGGAAGCGGAAGAGGCGTTCCACGCCTTTTTGCGCACAAGGCTCGGCGTGCCGTATGCGTACGGGGATGTGGTGGTTTCCGGGCCGGGTCTCAGCCTGATCCACGAATATCTCGTGGGCGAGAGCCTCGAACCGGCCGGAGTGGCCGAGCAAGGCAACCCGCAGGTGCTCGAATGGTTTTCCAGGTTCTACGGCCGGGCCGCGCGACACTATGCCCTCGCCGTGGTTGCCCAGGGCGGAGTGTTCGTGGCCGGCGGCGTTGCCGCAAAAAACCCGGCCCTTGTGGATAACGACGTCTTCCGCAACGAGTTCATCATCTCGCCCACATATGGTGATCTTCTCGCCACTATTCCCATCTGGTTGAACTGCAACGAAGAGTCCGGGCTCTGGGGCGCGGCGTACATGGCTGCCCAACGGCTCGATCTCGTCAGCTGA
- a CDS encoding tetratricopeptide repeat protein, translating into MSNFERFRVLIAESDPVMAKIILNQVACSGYPAEDINEQGTNPPGSEKGCLDFVMVQWAIASADDFSFLRNLENSSTPIPYIVMLRDKDGPAEKFQGQLEDRGSRFILSQPFSTDKLEEALHDVVAALPEALRDDYRRCMGNGHLTTPFDLGAASLPGTADLPGAGPHNQASNSGDMSPDTPEIQVRSSLFDLAEADGASVNGSAANGSLTEEEQAVVSWFDDPEFLGSTQRLRESIQFRLSFDETNNGVSVEKVAEPPAPYGEQAAPVASSAPPQPLQESPRDQAAETAKESSAMTARLHFSRGKEALAARDYTQAIRNFTAVLQLKPGSPQAYKGLAVAFRGKGDWNRSCYFLGRACQSFIWCGKFEEGLAMHEEMKKRGITTVHPFGAVAQTLVKRGRLDKALRLLEQGRKLAPKDADMLWAYALLLSFKGDKQSAVRALDELLASAAKHKDAKNLRAKLLSKPPKPKNGNGGNDPESPLDAGPLSDEES; encoded by the coding sequence ATGAGCAATTTCGAACGGTTCCGGGTCCTGATTGCCGAATCGGATCCGGTGATGGCCAAAATCATCCTCAATCAGGTGGCCTGTTCCGGATATCCGGCAGAGGACATCAACGAGCAGGGAACAAATCCTCCGGGCTCGGAAAAGGGCTGCCTCGATTTTGTCATGGTACAATGGGCCATCGCCTCGGCCGACGACTTTTCGTTCCTCCGGAATCTGGAAAACAGCTCGACGCCCATACCGTATATCGTGATGCTCCGGGACAAGGACGGTCCGGCCGAAAAATTCCAGGGACAGCTGGAGGACCGCGGCTCTCGGTTCATCCTCAGCCAGCCATTCTCCACAGACAAGCTTGAGGAAGCTCTCCACGACGTCGTCGCCGCGCTTCCGGAAGCATTGCGGGACGATTACCGGCGGTGCATGGGCAATGGCCACCTGACCACCCCGTTCGATCTGGGCGCGGCTTCTCTGCCTGGCACAGCCGACTTGCCGGGGGCCGGCCCGCACAACCAGGCCTCGAACTCAGGCGACATGTCTCCGGATACTCCGGAAATCCAGGTGCGCAGTTCGCTTTTCGATCTGGCAGAAGCCGACGGCGCCTCTGTCAATGGGAGCGCCGCAAACGGGTCCTTGACCGAAGAAGAGCAGGCCGTGGTCAGCTGGTTCGACGATCCGGAGTTTCTCGGCTCCACGCAACGATTGCGCGAGTCCATCCAGTTCCGACTCAGTTTTGACGAGACCAATAACGGCGTTTCTGTGGAAAAGGTCGCGGAACCGCCCGCACCGTATGGCGAGCAGGCCGCCCCGGTGGCGAGCTCGGCTCCACCGCAACCTCTGCAGGAATCACCGCGCGACCAGGCGGCTGAAACAGCCAAGGAGTCCTCGGCAATGACGGCGCGGCTGCATTTCTCCAGAGGCAAGGAGGCTCTGGCCGCCAGGGACTATACCCAGGCTATTCGCAACTTCACCGCCGTGCTGCAACTCAAGCCCGGTTCGCCCCAGGCTTATAAAGGCTTGGCCGTAGCGTTTCGGGGCAAGGGGGACTGGAACCGCTCCTGCTACTTCCTGGGCCGCGCCTGCCAGAGCTTCATCTGGTGCGGCAAATTCGAGGAAGGCCTGGCCATGCACGAGGAAATGAAGAAGCGCGGCATCACCACGGTCCATCCGTTCGGCGCCGTAGCCCAGACCCTGGTCAAGCGCGGCCGGCTGGACAAGGCGCTGCGACTGCTGGAGCAGGGTCGCAAACTCGCTCCAAAGGATGCGGACATGTTGTGGGCGTATGCGCTGCTGCTGTCCTTCAAGGGAGACAAGCAGTCCGCCGTTCGCGCTCTGGACGAACTGCTCGCTTCTGCCGCCAAACACAAGGACGCCAAGAATCTCCGCGCCAAGTTGCTGAGCAAACCTCCCAAGCCGAAGAATGGCAACGGCGGAAACGACCCCGAGTCGCCGCTGGATGCCGGTCCCCTTTCCGACGAAGAGTCCTAG
- a CDS encoding glycosyltransferase yields the protein MRRICHIITGLNVGGAERHLAALLQRLRNDAQKPGFDHEVVSLLDPGPMADELGRVPVFSLGMGRGLSTPHKWPAAIRRLARLMESRPPDLIQTWMYHADFMGTAARRFAVWPGNTPPPLVWGLRNAYVSSNAVRLTTRMLITVLARLSRRKAVPAAIVAPSHAAVRIHADLGYAADKFRVIPSGVDTNRFAPDSGARQRLNEAAGIADPGALFVGLVSRWDQVKDVPGFLDAIAALPERTVARCAFLLLGSGLSESNAELAGLVARHPRKESIRMLGVRNDIAELLPGLDLAVNSSRGESLPMAVLEAMACGVPCIATDVGDTARAVGNTGRIVPPSDPAALAEAIDALLRLPQTERRTMGDASRKRILEQYDLQRSASQYAELYRSLTDST from the coding sequence ATGCGCAGAATCTGTCACATAATCACGGGCCTCAACGTCGGCGGCGCCGAACGGCACCTTGCCGCCCTGCTCCAGCGACTCCGGAACGATGCCCAGAAGCCGGGCTTCGACCACGAGGTGGTGAGCCTGCTGGACCCCGGCCCCATGGCCGATGAGTTGGGCCGCGTTCCGGTGTTCAGCCTCGGCATGGGCCGCGGCCTTTCCACCCCGCACAAATGGCCCGCCGCCATTCGCCGTCTTGCGCGCCTCATGGAGAGCCGTCCGCCGGACCTCATCCAGACCTGGATGTACCACGCGGACTTCATGGGCACGGCCGCCAGACGATTCGCAGTCTGGCCTGGCAACACTCCGCCGCCCCTGGTGTGGGGGCTGCGCAACGCCTACGTTTCGTCCAACGCCGTCAGGCTCACCACCCGCATGCTTATCACGGTGCTGGCGCGTCTCTCCAGACGGAAAGCTGTCCCGGCAGCCATTGTGGCGCCGTCGCATGCGGCGGTGCGCATCCATGCGGACCTGGGGTACGCTGCTGACAAGTTCCGGGTAATTCCAAGCGGAGTGGACACGAACCGCTTCGCACCGGACAGCGGAGCAAGGCAACGCCTGAACGAGGCCGCCGGCATCGCCGACCCGGGCGCGCTGTTTGTGGGGCTTGTGTCACGCTGGGATCAGGTAAAGGACGTGCCTGGTTTCCTCGATGCCATCGCTGCACTACCCGAACGCACCGTCGCTCGTTGTGCGTTCCTGCTTCTGGGCTCGGGCCTGAGCGAATCGAACGCGGAGTTGGCCGGGCTCGTGGCGCGCCACCCCCGAAAGGAATCCATCCGAATGCTCGGCGTGCGCAACGACATAGCCGAACTGCTGCCGGGGCTGGACCTTGCGGTGAACAGCTCGCGCGGGGAGTCTCTGCCCATGGCGGTGCTGGAGGCCATGGCCTGCGGGGTTCCGTGCATTGCCACCGACGTGGGCGATACAGCCCGCGCCGTGGGGAACACAGGTCGCATCGTGCCACCAAGCGACCCTGCCGCGCTGGCTGAAGCTATTGATGCCCTGCTTCGCCTTCCGCAGACTGAACGCCGCACCATGGGGGACGCATCCCGAAAACGCATTCTTGAACAGTATGATCTGCAGCGCTCGGCCAGCCAATACGCCGAGCTCTATCGCTCACTGACGGACTCAACTTGA
- a CDS encoding TMEM165/GDT1 family protein — translation MDWKLLATTFGTLFVAELGDKTQLACILLTAKTEKPWTVFLGSSMALVLVSALGIVFASFICQYIPTDIVKKVAAIGFILIGALIFFDKL, via the coding sequence ATGGATTGGAAGCTGCTCGCAACAACATTCGGAACGCTTTTCGTCGCAGAGCTTGGCGACAAGACTCAGCTCGCCTGTATTCTGTTGACAGCAAAAACGGAAAAACCGTGGACCGTGTTTCTCGGCTCTTCTATGGCACTCGTGCTCGTGAGCGCTCTGGGGATCGTCTTTGCGTCGTTCATCTGTCAGTACATCCCAACGGATATAGTCAAAAAAGTCGCCGCCATAGGGTTTATCCTCATCGGTGCGCTGATCTTCTTCGACAAGTTGTAG